The following coding sequences lie in one Myxococcales bacterium genomic window:
- a CDS encoding UMP kinase — protein sequence MTSSSLSHKRVMLKLSGEALCGQVGGFGVNPATLLEISREIAEVHSLGCEVGIVIGGGNFFRGLKGSVEGMDRTTADYMGMLATVINAMALQDSLETLGVATRVLSALEIREVAETYIRRRAMRHLEKGRVVIFAAGTGNPYFSTDTAAALRAMEIQADLLCKATKVAGVYEKDPAHFKDSKMFHRLSYDRFLSDRIGVMDSTAVTLCRDNRLPIRIFALGNAGNIKRVVQGEDVGTLVTEQGEGDHDRGNTYGADPGH from the coding sequence ATGACTTCATCCTCCCTTAGCCATAAGCGCGTCATGCTCAAGCTGTCGGGGGAGGCGTTATGCGGGCAAGTGGGCGGATTTGGTGTCAACCCTGCGACGCTCTTAGAAATTAGCAGAGAGATCGCGGAGGTTCATTCGCTCGGATGCGAAGTGGGAATTGTTATCGGGGGCGGTAATTTTTTCCGTGGTCTCAAAGGTAGCGTCGAGGGGATGGATCGCACCACGGCGGATTATATGGGCATGCTTGCCACGGTCATCAATGCCATGGCTCTTCAAGACAGTCTCGAGACGCTCGGCGTTGCCACGCGTGTGCTAAGCGCACTTGAAATTCGTGAAGTGGCCGAAACTTACATTCGCAGGCGCGCCATGAGGCATCTCGAAAAAGGGCGAGTCGTAATTTTTGCTGCCGGCACGGGTAATCCGTATTTTTCTACGGACACAGCCGCGGCGCTCCGAGCCATGGAGATTCAAGCGGACTTGTTATGTAAAGCGACCAAGGTCGCGGGGGTATACGAGAAAGATCCGGCACATTTTAAAGACTCCAAGATGTTTCACCGGTTGAGTTACGATCGATTTCTCAGCGATCGCATTGGGGTGATGGACTCTACCGCCGTTACCTTATGTCGCGATAATCGCTTGCCCATCCGTATCTTCGCCTTAGGAAACGCGGGAAACATTAAGCGAGTAGTGCAAGGCGAAGATGTGGGAACCTTAGTGACGGAACAGGGGGAGGGGGACCATGATCGAGGAAATACATACGGCGCTGATCCAGGCCATTGA
- the frr gene encoding ribosome recycling factor produces the protein MIEEIHTALIQAIDRAHEALKRELSRLRTGRANPALLDSVRVDYYGSQTPIAQMANIGVPEPRLLTVKPWDKTHIKSIEKAIIESGLGLNPQNDGEIIRIPMPTLTEERRRDFVKLAKKHGEDSKVAIRKARHDAKDMLDSLKSDGEAGEDEIERAMKRVEELVQEGTSRSDDIVTRKEKDILEI, from the coding sequence ATGATCGAGGAAATACATACGGCGCTGATCCAGGCCATTGATAGAGCGCATGAAGCTCTAAAACGTGAGCTTTCACGGTTAAGAACAGGTCGGGCCAACCCGGCGCTACTTGATTCGGTGCGAGTAGATTATTACGGCTCGCAGACACCCATTGCACAAATGGCGAATATCGGGGTGCCAGAACCGAGACTGCTCACCGTCAAACCCTGGGACAAGACCCACATTAAATCGATTGAAAAAGCCATCATCGAATCGGGACTTGGTCTAAACCCGCAAAATGACGGAGAGATTATTCGCATACCCATGCCCACTCTCACTGAGGAACGACGCCGCGACTTCGTTAAGTTGGCAAAGAAACATGGCGAAGACAGTAAAGTAGCGATCCGCAAAGCACGCCATGACGCGAAAGACATGCTCGATAGTCTTAAAAGCGACGGCGAGGCCGGCGAAGACGAGATCGAGCGCGCCATGAAACGCGTCGAAGAACTGGTGCAAGAGGGAACCTCGCGCTCAGACGATATCGTGACACGCAAAGAAAAAGACATACTTGAGATTTAG